The stretch of DNA TGACCAAACTGTTCTATCTGGCCCTGCGCAACATCAGTCAGAAGTGGACCATGCCCATCCGGGATTGGAAGGCTGCGCTGACCCGCTTTACCATTCAGTTCGGAGACCGCATCTCCGTCAATTGAAGTCCGAACCGTTTACACAAAAATTCGGACACGCCCAGATGACCTTGCCACTGTCAACATAAGAGCCGAAAACTTGGATGTTCACCGCCTCGCTTTGCAGCGGGCCTGGCCCTTGTTCCCTCCCTAAATTGACTGCAGCGGTGCGCAGCAATGGCAGCAATTGCCTTTTCACAAAGGCAATGCGGGCCTCTTCGCCTCGTTTACTTGCTGCGACATAAGCCTTACTGATAGGCACTGCAAAAGGCCTTGTTGCCTCATAGCGAATAGGTGCATAGGCGCTGCGTCTGTTGATCTTGATTTGCATATTCGGTGTCCCTATGAGCCCAATTTTTTTCATCATCTGTGGCAAAGCACAGTATTTTTTTCACCATCCATGGCATTTGTGCAGATTCCACTTTATATGGACACCCGTTCCAATATTTCGTGGACAGCGAACCAATTTAACTGGAATCTGCAGCATTTGCTTGTTGACCAGTGCCACACAAGATGAAAAAAGCCTTATGAATCAAGCAGGCGGCTTTTCATGAGTCGTGGCACCTGTCAAAAATTTTTCGCTACTCGGTCTTCTTCTTGTGCTCGGCCCATACCCGCTTGACCTGAGCTGTGCTGCTCTCCGTCATGTCTGCGGTCTTCTGGATGCTGTAGCCAGCCAGGCGCAGGGCAACAATCCGCGCATGTTGTGCCTGGTTGGGCTGGCGGCCTTTGTAGCGGCCTGCACTCTTGGCCAGCTCGATCCCCTGGGCCTGCCGCTCTCGGCGTGTCTCGTACTCTTCCCGCGCGATCTGCAGCGCCATGCGCAGCAACATCCCTTGCAAGGCCTCCAGAACGATTTTGGCCGTCCCCTGGGCGTCGGTCGCCAGCTCCGACAGGTCAAACACGCCAGGCACGGCTAGGCGCGCGCCTTTGGCCTGAATGGTATGGATCAGCTTTTCGGCGTCGGCCAACGGCAAGCGGCTGATACGGTCGATGCGCTCCGATATGACTACTTCACCGGCCTGCAGATCGGCAACCATGCGCAGCAGCTCGGGCCGGTCTGCGCGGGCTCCTGATGCCTTCTCGCGGTACACCCCGGCCACGTAGTACCCGCTGGCTTTCGCCTGCAAGACGATGGCCTCTTGCCGCTCTAAATCCTGGGCTTCTGTGCTCACCCGCAGGTAAACGCGGGCAATCTTCTGGAGAGATTGCGGGGCCTTGGCCATGGTTCTTTTTTTCGCCCCCCTGGGGGCGGCGGGTTGGTGGTGGTTGGCCTTCCAAGCCTCTTCGCATTCACGCGAACAGCAGCCGCCATGCTTTAGCGCCAATGATGGCGAGTCCTCGTAGAAGGCCACAGGCTTGCCGCAGCCGTTCGCACAGCTCTTATGCTTGTCTAGCCATGCCAGCTGCGCAGCCT from Comamonas testosteroni encodes:
- a CDS encoding recombinase family protein, translated to MAKAPQSLQKIARVYLRVSTEAQDLERQEAIVLQAKASGYYVAGVYREKASGARADRPELLRMVADLQAGEVVISERIDRISRLPLADAEKLIHTIQAKGARLAVPGVFDLSELATDAQGTAKIVLEALQGMLLRMALQIAREEYETRRERQAQGIELAKSAGRYKGRQPNQAQHARIVALRLAGYSIQKTADMTESSTAQVKRVWAEHKKKTE